In Malania oleifera isolate guangnan ecotype guangnan chromosome 8, ASM2987363v1, whole genome shotgun sequence, a single window of DNA contains:
- the LOC131161270 gene encoding uncharacterized protein LOC131161270, producing the protein MLLAVEGGGFFSSSASGYSKGLTLLLLGQKEEEKPMRVSPWNQYQLVDRESDPDLQLASGKNRISRGCATFVCFGRASAGLEAPSPLKVGPAQQQDVLQVPSVSDKGKDHTNDRDDDIVKRAARKSSLKKPSSTIPISNEGGNLHGTVVERGSDIPDSAESRRVQWTDTCGRELVEIREFEPSEMDGSDDEFDNGNERSCSCAIM; encoded by the exons ATGTTATTGGCAGTGGAAGGAGGAGGGTTCTTCTCTTCTTCAGCTTCTGGGTATAGCAAGGGCCTGACCCTTCTTCTCTTGGGTCAGAAGGAGGAGGAAAAACCCATGAGAGTTTCGCCGTGGAATCAGTACCAGTTGGTGGACCGAGAATCTGACCCCGACCTCCAGCTGGCTTCTGGGAAGAACCGGATTTCACGCGGGTGCGCCACCTTTGTTTGCTTTGGTCGCGCTTCCGCAGGACTTGAGGCCCCCTCCCCTTTGAAAGTGGGTCCTGCCCAACAGCAGGATGTCTTGCAAGTGCCTTCTGTTTCTGACAAGGGCAAGGACCATACCAATGATCGTGATGATGATATTGTGAAAAGGGCTGCTCGTAAGAGTAGCTTGAAGAAGCCATCGAGTACTATTCCCATTTCTAATGAGGGTGGCAATTTACATGGGACAGTGGTTGAAAGGGGAAGTGATATTCCTGATAGTGCAGAAAGCAGGCGAGTGCAATGGACAGATACATGTGGAAGAGAGCTTGTAGAGATAAGGGAATTTGAGCCCAG TGAGATGGATGGCTCAGATGATGAATTTGACAATGGAAACGAAAGGAGTTGCTCTTGTGCTATAATGTAG